The genomic interval AGTGACTCACCCCTGCATACACGGCATCTGCGCCATAAGCCAGCGCTATTTTTAACTTTTCAAAATTTCCAGCAGGAGAAAGCAGTTCGACGTTTGACACCTATTTCTTTCCTAAACTAGCGATTAACGCTTCAATATCTTCACTGCTCACAACATCTTCTGTTGTCTCATCACCGTGAATATGCACAGCAGAACTGACACGTTTTGAATCATCCTTAGAGCCTTCAAACAGAGCGCTCATGTATTTAGAAAGGGCTCGCATAACGTTAATAACCCGCTCTATTTTTTGACGGTGAATATCTTGGTACTGCATAATGTCCATCGTCATCATGATTTCATCTTCTGCCATTTGGGCATTCATCAAAAGATCTTCGACGCGATCTTTCATCCCTTTGTTGTCATCAAGCGCTTTTTGGAACTGATCGATTTTAGGAAATTTTGTCACCAATGTTTCAAAAAGTGTGATGTTGGTCTCAATCAGCTTAATGACCTCTTTGGCATTCTCTTCCGCACTCATCATAAAATTACTAACGGTTTCAAGTTTGTCAAATACCTGAGTCGCTTTGATCTCAGAGTCTTTGGTCACATCATCAAGTTGATGCACCATCTTATGATCAGACGTAGGCGGTGGTGGAGGCCAAGACATCGTGGAGGATGGTCTGTATTCATGCATCATTTGGGTTGCTGCTTTATCTTTTTCAACTTCTAAAGCCTCACTGTCCGACATCTCATCTTCATCTGATTCCAGACTCTCTTCAATGGCACTGTGGGCAGGTGCAGCATCGTCCATTTCATCTAAATCGCCCGCCATCAAAGCATCAAGTTCTTCTTGCGTCATAAGCTTTCTCCTCAAAATGACAAATTATGGTCTATTATAGTGAACTTTTTATATAATTTAACTTTAAGACCCTGATACAAGGAAGCCTGCCATGATGATTGATTTACATAACCACACCCCTTTATGCAACCATGCAGATGGAAGCATTGAAGCGTATGTACAAGCCGCCATAGAGAAAAAAATAGATGTTTTTGGCTTTTCCGATCACGCGCCTATGAACTTTGATGAGGCGTATCGTATGGATTTTTCCCAAATGGAAAATTATGAAAACGATGTTTTACATGTAAAAGAAACCTACCACGATCAGATCCAAATTTTACTCGCCTATGAGGTCGATTTTTTAGAAGGGTATATTGATGAGCGTGTGCTGAAACGAAGTGTTGATTATTTTATAGGCTCTGTCCATTTTTTAGGCGCTTGGGGCTTTGACAATCCCGAATTTATCGGAGAGTACCGTACCAAAAACATTGATGAAGTGTGGGAGCGCTATTTTGCAGCGATTGGAGCCATGGCAAAGAGCGGATTATTTGATATTGTTGGGCATTTGGACTTGATTAAAGTCTTTAATTATTTGCCCAAAAAAGATGTCAGACTCATCGCAAAAAATGCCATAAAAGCGATTAAAAAAGCCAATATGACGATCGAGCTCAATGCCGCTGGCTTTCGTAAACCCGTAGGTGAAGCGTACCCAAGCCATCCCTTGATGGAGTTGATCGCAGAACATGATATTCCAATTACCTTTGGTTCGGATGCGCATACCGTTCAGCATATTGGATTGCGCCAAGAAGAGTTGCGGTTGATTGCAAAAGCATTTGGGTATAAAAAATGTGCAACTTTTGAAAGCAGAGATCGAATATTGGTTAATTTTTAAGCATACTATTCGGCTTTATTTTCAGTTCAATCTGATAAAATTACTTAAATTTAAAATCTAGGAGTTACAACATGGGTAAATTCGTTAACAGTGTTGAAGAATTTTTCAAATACGCTACTGACAATGAAGTTGAATTTGTCGATTTCCGTTTCACTGACATGAAAGGAACATGGCATCACCTTACATATACTATTGAATCAATCAGTGCAGAATCTTTCACCAATGGTATTCCTTTTGATGGCTCATCAATCGATGCGTGGCAACCCATCAACAAATCCGATATGTTGCTTAAACCAGAAGCAGAGAGCGCGTTTTTAGACCCTTTCACAGCGGATTCAACGGTTGTTGTATTCTGTGATGTTTTCGACATCTATAAAGGTGAACTTTATGAGAAATGTCCAAGAAGTATCGCTAAAAAAACATTGAAATACCTTGCTGAGACAGGTTTGGGTGATGTCGCTTACTTTGGTCCAGAAAATGAATTCTTCGTATTTGATGATGTGAAAATCAGAGATGACATTAACTGTTCTTACTATGAAGTAGACTCTGAAGAAGGCGGCTGGAATAGCGCAAAAAACTTTACTGATGGTTATAACACAGGTCACCGCCCCGGCACAAAAGGTGGTTACTTCCCCGTTCAACCAATCGACTCAATGGTAGATTTACGTGCTGAAATGGTTCAAACACTCAAACAAGTTGGTCTTGAAGTATTCGTTGTTCATCACGAAGTTGCTCAAGCACAAGGCGAAATTGGTGTTAAATTTGGAACATTGATTGAAGCAGCGGATAACGTTCAAAAATACAAATACGTTGTAAAAATGGTAGCGCACCTTAACGGTAAAACAGCAACCTTTATGCCAAAACCACTTTACGGTGACAATGGTAGCGGTATGCACGTTCACCAATCTATCTGGAAAGATGGCAAAAACATGTTCTTTAAGGCTGGCGAATACGCAAACCTTAGCGACATGGCTCGTTGGTACATCGGTGGTATCTTGAAACACGCACGTAGTGTTGCGGCGTTTACAAACCCATCAACCAACTCATACAAACGTCTCATTCCAGGATTTGAAGCTCCTTCAATCCTTACATACTCTATGCAAAACCGTTCTGCTTCATGTCGTATCCCTTACGGTGCGGGTGAGAAATCGGTTCGTGTTGAAATGCGTTTCCCAGATTCAACATCTTGTCCATACCTTGCATTTGCTTCTATGCTTCTTGCTGGAATTGATGGTATCAACACTAAAACTGAGCCTATTGGACCAATGGATGAAGATTTGTTTGAACTCACACTTGATGAAATTAGAGAAAAAGGTATTAACCAAATGCCTCATACCCTAAGAGGTTCACTTGAAGCGTTAATCCGTGACAACGAGTATCTTAAACCGGTTATGACACCAGAGTTTTTGGACACGTATCAACACTACAAATTTGAAACGCAAGTTTGGCCAGATGAGGCTAGACCTACTGCGTTTGAATTTAAAACAATGTTCTCTTGCTAATCATTTAAGACGTATTCAGGGAGCAAGAGGGATTTCCCTCTTACTCCCCTTTTTTTATCTTTACACGCTTTCCAAGCTAAGCTTGAAAAGCTACGTTGCACTAGGCGCTGAAGCTTGCCTCTGTGAGGCAGAATTAAATCACTTCCTACCTTGCACGCTTTCATTGAAAAGCTACGAGGCAGAGAGTTGTATCACTCTTTCCCCGTAAAGCTGTTAGAACATCAAACCACCCTCTTCGTTTAACTCTTTGGTGCTGCTCTTTGGAAACGGTGAGACATCGGTAAAAAACTCTGTGGTTCCATCAACCTTTCGGGCATTGACACCTTCTGGCATCTTAAATTCACGTGTGGTTTCAGGATGCAGTTCAACATACTTTGTCATAAAGTATTTAAACGCAGGTGCCGCAGAACGACCACCCGTTTCGCCTTTTTTAAGCGGGGTATTGTTGTCATTGCCATACCAGGTAATCACTTCAATATCCGGTGAAAAACCACAAAACCAGACATCCACACTGCTATTGGTTGTTCCTGTTTTTCCTCCAATTTCGATGCCCGGAACTTGCGCATTTCGTCCTGTTCCTCGTTTCACAACCTCTTTGAGCATATCAATCATCAAGTAGCTCTGCTTGGGAGAAGTAAGGATTTGACTCTCTGTTTCATACACTTTTTCAACTCCTTGACGCGTGATCACTTTCTTGACAAGAAGCGGTTCGACTTTCACACCATAATTAGGGAACATGGAGTAAAAACTACTGTATTCAAGCGGTGAAATACCAAAGCTTCCAAGGGCGAGTGTTAAATCCATAGCAATATTTTTAAAACCATCTTTTTTTAGCTCTTTATAGACACTGTCCATTCCTAAAAGCGATAAAAGATTGATCGTAGCAAGGTTACGCGAATGCACCAACGCCTCTTTAAGTGTGATCAAACCTTCAAAATCATTTTCATAGTTTTTTGGTTTCCACTCTTCATCGGTTTCACTGTTGACATAGGTTCGTGAAATATCAGGAATTTCAGACAGTGGTGAATAACCCCAATCCAAAGCTTTTTGGTACAAGAAAGGCTTAAAACTTGATCCTGGTTGGCGTTTGCTCTGTGTTGCACGATTAAAACTGCTTTTTGCATAATCAATGCCACCCACAAGCGCTAAAACATTGCCCGTGTTGTTTTCCATAACCACCATCGCACCATTGAGCTCTGTTGCATTGGCATCTTTTCCCATACGAGCAACCATTCCTTTATACCCTACATTAAGGGCGTCATGAGCAAGTTGTTGCATCTTAAGATCAATCGTAAGGTAAATTTTATACCCACCTTTTTTGATATCGTCGTACTCTGAGGCTAAGCTTTTAATCACTTCATCCACCACATAAGGGGCACGATTGCGTGTTAAGGTTTCGTCATACACCATTGGATGCTCCAAGGTTGCTTTAGTGTATTCCGCCTCACTGATCCAGCCGAGGGTATAAAGACGGCTGAGAACTTGATTGGCCCTGCTTAGGGAGAGATCCATATGGCGCGTTGGGTCATACGAACTAGGTGCCTTAGGAAGTCCGACTAACATGGCAATCTCTTTAAGACTCAGTCCTTCAAGTGGTTTTTTAAAATACCCAAGAGACGCGGTTTTAATCCCGTAATAACCATGCCCAAAATAGACATGATTAAAGTAACGCTCTAAAATCTGCTCTTTGGTCAATGCGGCTTCAACCGTGTAGGCAAGAATCGCTTCGTTGATTTTACGGGTCAAGGTTTTTTGGCGTGTCAAAACGGTATTTTTGATGAGCTGTTGAGTGATCGTACTTGCCCCCTCAACCAGTTTCATGGCATGAATATCTTTAATCAGCGCTCTAAAAATCGCTTCAATATTAATACCATTGTGCTCAAAAAATGAGGTATCTTCGGTTGCAACCAACGCTTCAATAACACGTGAAGGAATATCTTTGTACTCAACATAGATCCTATTTTCATCATCAAAAAGATTAGCAACAAGATCACCGTTGCGATCGTAAATTTGTGTGGTTAATTTTGGGTTATAGTCAATAATTTTATCGGCATCAAACCGAATCTGTGCGTATAAAAAGATAATGGCCATAACCGCTGCAAATCCAAGCATGGTTAAAATTGTTATAATGTATTTCACTCTCTAAAACTCCTTTGTCGAAATCCAGACGCCAAAAGCTGCTTCGTGTATGCCTCTTTTGGGTCGTTTAATATCTGTTGCGTCAAACCAGACTCAATGATTTTTCCATTTTTAATAATACCCACTTCATCGCATAAATGCTCAATCGTTCCAATATCATGCGTCACAAAAAGCAGATCAAACCCACACTCTTTTTGAAGCGTTGCGATCAACTCTAAAACCGTGGTTTTACTCTCTTCATCCAGCGCCGTGGTCGGCTCATCCAAAAGGAGTAAACGAGGCTCTATGCTCAGTGCCATCGCGATGATGAGGCGTTGCAACTGCCCACCGCTCAGCTCGGAGGGAAAGCGGTCTAAAAAGTCCACATCCAAATTGACCATGCGAAGGTACTTTTGCGCCCTCTCAAGTGGTGCCATAAACTGCTTTTCGATTTTGGTGAGTGGAGAAAGCGCTGTAAAAGGGTTTTGAGGCACAAAAGCGATGCTCTCTCCTCGTTTGAGTTCATAACTAGCGTTGTACGACAGTGTGCTCTTTAACTCATGCGGTAACATACCTAAAAGTGCCTTCAGCGTCAAACTTTTTCCACTGCCACTCTCCCCAATCAGCGCAAACGATCGCGCAAACGAAAAGCTTACATGCAAAAGGGTTTTAGCTTTATGTTGAATCACAAGCTCTTTACATGTAAAGCTCAAAATGACCCCTTTTGGATCAAAGAGCACAACGCACGAAGCTGTTCTACGCTCTCACCCAAACGAGGGATGATGCGCAAAATGGGCCTTGGAACGGTGGGTGGGCGAATCGCTCCGACCAAAAATCCCTCGACGATCAAGCTTTGCTGAACTCCCAACGCATCCGCTCCAGTGGATAAAGGATACGAGCAAATCAGTCCATCTATTTTGACACCTAAACATTCATGCACAACCTTTTGACGCTCAGCAATATCGGCTTTGAGTTTAGCTCTGTTTTTAAGAATGTACAGCAAACCTTGATAGCCTAGGGCAATATCAAACAAAGAGGGTGCTGTGGTATAAATGATCGCTTTGGCACGATTTTGTAAAAATTCTGCGATGTGCTGTGAACATAAAATATACGCGCCATAACTTCCGAGCGCTTTTCCAAGGGTTCCCATTTTGATATGGTTTGCTTTGGGGGTAATGTGAAAGAGATCAAACACACCTCGAAGATTGTCGCCTACAACGCCCACACTGTGTGCTTCATCGACAATTAAAATCGCGTTATAACGATCGGCTATCTCAAAAATATCGGGATTTAGAAGATCGCCACTCATCGAATAAATGCCCTCAACCGCGATGATAATGCGGTTGTGGTTGTGCGTGTTAATCAGACTTTCAAGATGATTGGCATCGTTGTGCTTAAACGTCAACACTTCGGCATCCACCGTTTTAGAAGCGACCATGCCACTCGCATGATACGCTTCGTCCAAGAGCAAAAGATCCCGTTTACGCGGTAACGCTTCAATAAGTGAAAAATTGGCTAAAAAACCACTGCCACACACAAGAGCGGCTTCAAAACCGTTATGGCGCATTAAGAATGCTTCAAACTCTTCATGAATGGGATGATAGCCATTGACCAAAATAGACGCCTTGGGCGCGTGAGTTTTATAGATCGAAACTTGCGCCACAGCGCGTTCAAAAAGGGTGTGATTTTGTGCAAAACCGAGGTAATCGTTCGAGCTAAAATCCGCCAAAGATTCATCGTAAAGCTTACGGCTTCGGTAGCGATTGGCTTTGGTGATGGCTTGGATTTCGTTTTGATACATGGTTACAGGGGTAAAAAAGGCAACAGCTTCTCAACGCTAAGCCCCATGGCGGTACTCTCAAGTCCGACCACCTCTTTGATGTAGGACTTACAAAAGCCTTCTACCATACACGCTCCTGCTTTACCCTTCCACTCATCGCTTTCTAAATAATCATGCAGTGCTTTGGGCTCAAATGGCAAGAAAAGATAGTCCGTTGTGGAGAGATCAATAAGCTCAATCGTTTTGGATTTGTAAATCATGCAGCTCAAAATGCTCACCGTGTTGCCACTTTGTGCCTCTAAAATGCGCTTGGCATCGGCTTTGTCTTTGGCTTTACGCAAAATCTGCCCATTGGCTGTAACTACGGTATCGGCGCACAAAACAGGCATTTCCAAGTCGTACGTTTCAAGGTAACTCTGCATTTTCCCTTTCGTCGCATGGTAGACAAAATGGGCTGGATCAGCGATGCGAAGGCTCTCTTCGTCAAACCCAGGATCTCGTTGGATGAACGGAACGCCAAATTTCGTAAGCAGTTCCGCGCGCGTAATGGAAGAGGAGCCAAGCACGATCGTTTGCATCTTAATAGCCTCGTAAAATCACGCCAAAATAGACCGAGATAACGGCTAAAAGCAGATTGAGAGGGATGAGATATTTCACCATCAAGATCACATTTTCCTCGACCTCGATGTAATTCTCTTCCTCTAAACCTTTTTTGGCTTTGAGATATTTGAAGTACATGTAAATAAAATTAAAAGCGATAAACGTCCACAGAGCCTCTTTGGTATGCACCATCACATAGGTGGTCGGATTGCCCGCTTTAAAGCCAAGCCCGATGTGCATAAACACCGATGTTATGATGATAATCAGAAGCACTGGCACTAAAAAAAGAATGTAACGTCGCATCATTTTAATGCAGCTGTTAAATTTTATCTTCTCATCGGCGACATCTTCTTCCACAGGCTGAATCACAAAACGCATTACGAACATACTACCAATCAGCAGTGCCGAGCTGATAACATGTAAAAAAACGATGATTCGGCTAAAGTCCCCAAAGATCTCTATGAAAAAATCGCGCATTTTTTAGCCTTGAAGAATGGATTTTGCATACGCGAGGGCTGCTGATTTTGCCTCTTCGATTTTAGAAGCATCTTTCCCCCCTGCTTGCGCAAAGTCATCTCGCCCTCCTCCACCGCCACCAACGATCGGCGCGATCTCTTTAATCCACGCACCTGCTTTAATCGCGGCATTTTTAACACCTGCAGCGATCATCACTTTGTCGTCTTTAACTTGCAGTAAAAGCACTGCAACGGAGTTTTTCTCATTTTTAAGATCATCAATGCGCGCTTTAATATCGCCAGCACCCAATACATCCACAATGAGTTCAACGCCGTTTACATGTAAAGATTCTACAGACTTTCCAGCGTGAGCATTTAAAGATTCAACTTCAGTTTTTAGGGTTTTAATCTCTTCTTTCAGACGATTGATGCCGATGAGTGGCTCTTTATGTTTCACACTCTCTTTAATCGCTTCAAGATCGCTTCTTAAACTTTGCGCATAAGAAAGTGCCGCACTTCCGCAAATCGCTTCGATACGTCTGACACCCGCACTCACACCGCTCTCTTTTTGAATAAAGAAGCTTCCGATATTGGCAGTGTTCTCAACATGCGTTCCACCGCACAGCTCAACACTCGCATCACCAAAACTGACCACACGCACTTCTGAGCCGTATTTTTCGCCAAAAAGCGCCATAGCGCCACTGTTTTTAGCCTCTTCGACATTCATCAGTTTTGTCTCTCCCGAAACACCACTCGCGATGACACTGTTCACAAACGCTTCAACCTTAGCGATCTCTTCAAAACTGAGTGCTTTTGGATGTGAGAAGTCAAAACGAAGTCTGTCTTTTTCGACCAAACTACCCGCTTGAGAAACATGCTCACCCAAGACTTTACGAAGTGCGCTGTGTAGCAAGTGTGTTGCACTGTGATGTCTTTCGATCTCAAGGCGTGAGACATCCACACTGAGGCTTACCTCATCGTTTACATGTAAAGGTTTTTCAAGCTCAACAAGGGAAAGATTAAGGTCAAAAAATTTCTTCGTATCGAGCACTTTTCCATAGCCTTCAATGACACCCTCATCGCCACTTTGTCCACCGCTCATCGCGTAAAATGGGGTTTGTTCAAACATCACCCAACCGTTTTCGTCTAAACTTTGAACCTCTTTGAAGTTTTCATCTAAGAGTGCTAAGACTTTGGTTTTGGCCTCTTTTTGCATGTAACCAACAAAAGTATTGAGACCAAATTTTTCAAGGAGCGGTTTAAACTCACCTTGGGTTGCTTTGTCACCACTTCCTTTCCATGAGGCTTTAGAACGCGCTTTTTGCTCCGCCATCAAAGCTTCAAACTCCGCTTCATTGACACTAAGCCCTTTTTCACGAAGCATATCTGCTGTCAAATCAAGAGGGAAGCCATAGGTGTCATAGAGTTTAAACGCAACTTCACCGCTGAACATCGTTTTGGTATTGGGGAGTTCTTTTTCAAAGAGTTCCAGTCCTGAAGCGATAGTCGTAAAGAAGCTCTCTTCTTCATTTTTAATCTGCTCAGCGATGACCTCTTTTTTAGCAACAAGGTACGGGTACTGTTTGCCCATAAGCGCACATAAGGTATCAAGAAGTTTGTACATAAACGGCTCACGAAGACCCAACAAATAACCATGTCTGACTGCACGTCTTAGGATGCGTCTTAGCACATACCCACGTCCTACACGACCAAAGGTTGTGCCTTGGGCTACAAGAAAAGAGACAGCGCGAATGTGATCGGCGATAACACGGTAACTTGCTCCCGTTTTATACGCATACGGTTTTCCGCACAGCTCAGCGACTTTGTCCGTTAATGGGATAAAGAGTGAAGAGTCATAATTGCTGAAAACGCCTTCTTGCACCGCTGTGACACGCTCTAAACCCATACCCGTGTCGATAGAAGGTTTAGGAAGCGGATGAAGCACACCTGAAGAGTCGCGCTCGTACTGCATAAACACAAGATTCCAAATCTCTAAGAAACGATCACCATCGCCGCCCATATAATCCTCAGGCGTGTTGAAGTTTTCAGCCCCTTGATCGATGAAGATTTCGCTGCACGGACCGCATGGTCCCGTATCGCCCATTTGCCAGAAGTTGTCTTTATCACCAAAGCGCATAATGCGACTCGCGTCGATGTGTTTTTTCCAAATCGCTTCTGCCTCATCATCGCTCTCATGAACGGTCACCCAGAGTTTGTCTTTGGGAAGTTTTAAAACGTCTGTGACAAACTCCCACGCATGAGAGATGGCATCTTCTTTAAAATAATCGCCAAAAGAGAAGTTTCCAAGCATTTCAAAAAAAGTATGATGGCGCGCTGTGTAGCCGACGTTATCAAGGTCATTGTGTTTTCCACCTGCACGGATGCACGTTTGACAGGTTGTCGCACGCGGAGGGTTTGGGCGAGGCACTTCGCCTGTGAAAACACTCTTAAAAGGAACCATGCCTGCGTTGGTAAACAGAAGCGTCGCGTCATCGGGCACAAGGGGAGAACTCTCGATAATCTTGTGACCTTTTTGTTCAAAAAACTTTAAAAACTCAGCTCTAACATCCATACAATCATCCTAGTTTTATTATAAAAATTTATCTATTTTAACGAAAAAACCTAAAGGTTATTATTAAAGCCCCTGAAAACCGTACGAAAGAGAGACCTACAACGTACACTTTTCACTCAGACGATACCCCACAATCCACCAACCCAAAACGACAATGATGGCACCTAAAAAGCCATTAAACGTCAGAAGGCAGAAAAGACCCATAACAATGGCGATCATACCCAAGATATAGCTTCCTGAGAACACGCTAAAGATGGCAATGACAATGCCTGAAAGCCCTACGTAATTGAGGTAAATCACCTTGCCTAAAAGCGTTCTAAATTGACAGATAGGAAGCATCGGTTCAGCCGCGCACACAGCCACCCACGACTCTTTGACATAGACACCCTCTTTCATTGCCACAATGGCAAGAGCGGCTACGACTAAAATCAAAAGTGTTCTAAAAAGACCGCACAATTTAGAGGTGGAAAGCCACAATGTTGAGCCCAAAACCATCACTAAAATGACCCAATTCAGCGCAAAATCATTGCGTGCACTCTCTTGAACTAAAACCGCTAAGGCACTTAAAAACAAGATCAACCCGCTCGCTTTTTCCATCAAACCATTAAGCTCTTTACGCTCGGTTGAAAAATAAATCACCGCATACACCACCGCAATGATGCCAAGCGTTCCTAGCTCAAAGTTCAGATAGCGTCCATCAAACGCTAAAGAGAGCGCCATCACAAGCACGATGCTGATGCTACACAGATGCAAAACATCTTCCCAAAAGGTCTCGCCTTTGGGTTCACTGAGCGTTATAACGCTCATGAAACGCGCCATCGAACCTCGCATCGTGATCTCTTCAGCAATGAGAAAGCGCACCAGTTTAAGCCACAGTAAAAAAGCGACACAGAGGCATAAAATCGCCCACGCCTCTTCCAAATTATTGCGCGAAACGATCCAATACGCATTGGCTTGCCACGTAAGCGCCACCGAACCACCAAAGAGCGTTGCAAACCAGTACGGCGCTTTTTTGCACGAACATGTCGGCACGCCCCAAAGCCAAATCAAACCAACCAGACTGAGCGCACAACTGCTGATAAAAAGCCACAGCGCATTGGGAAAGTTGGAGACAAAACCATGCAAGATGTGTTTATCCGCCCTATCGGCATCAAACAGACCCCAAAAACCGCCCACAGCACCTTCACTCATGCGCTTCCACGGTTGGTCAAACGCTTCGATGAAGTTGTACTGCCAGCCACTCTCTTCCGCCATTTTGACAAACCCACGCGTGAAGAGAGCTTGGTTGACCGCACTGGGGTAGGCAGATTCACGCATACGTCCTTCACTTGGCCAGCCTGTCTCACCGATGACGATCTCTTTATCGGGAATTTTTTGTTGCATCAACTCACGAATATTCTTTACATGTAAAAGCGCTTTGTCCACGCTGATGGGTGTATCTTCCCAGTACGGCAAGATGTGAATCGTCACGCGATCGACCGCAGGTGCGACCTCGGGGTGCTTATTCCAAAACTCCCACACATCGGCATACGTGATGACCATATCGGGCAATGCTTGTTTCACTTCGTTTATGTAGCCGACCAATTGTGCGGCACTCACATCACGTCGCAACAACGCTTCATTGCCCACGACAACGGTTTCGACAATGTCTTTGTTCTCTTTAGCCAAACGAATCGTTGTGTCGATCTCTTTTTTCGTCAACGCCACATCACTGCTTACCCATGCACCCAGCCACAGTTTCAGCCCATGTTTACGCGCAATCTCGGGTAACTCTTCAAGCCCCACGCTTGAGTAAGAACGAATACAACTCGTAATCGTCGCCAAATGCGCCAAATCTTTGTCCATCTGCTCGGTCGAAGGACGAAACCCTTTAGGAATATCCATCGGCGATTCATTTTTGCCAAAAGGGGCATACGAAAGGCATTGTAGTTTGACATTGGGATCAAGCGTTATGAGGCTCGAAGAAGGCAAAGCCATCCAAAACCAAAAAAGCCCCAATGTGGCAAACATCGCAAGGTAAAAAAGGATCATTTTAAACGTGTGATTCATACAGTCGCGCTCCATACATCGTTAATAGTTGCGCGATTATACAGGAAATGCGATTAAGGGGTTACATGTAAAAAGTAGAAATTGTATTCATAAAGATGCATCAACACCTATAAGCAATAAATTGAGAGTTATAAAAGCATTAGCTTTTAATTATGTACAAGCAGAATCCATTTCTTGAGCACAATTTTAATTTTAATAAAAAGAAGTTTTAGAAAACTATTATCAGTTGAGAAACCTTTTATTGTAGTAACATCACAAAACAACCAAGCGATAACCGTAGTTTTGTGTTTCAATGCTCTTTTCACAAAGCTTAGCACGCAAACGCTTTACTAAAGAGCGTAGTCCTGCAATTCCCACATCTTCACCCTCCCACACATACTGCTCTATATGCTCAATTGAGACAATAATATTAGGGGTTTTGGCTAATATTGCCATCAACCGACGCTCTTTTAATGTAAGCTTCATCACTTCATTAAATGCGTCATACAGTAGTTCATCTTTAGGATCATAGCTCAAGCCATCATGCAACTCTAAACGCACATTTCTGGAGCAAAGCAGGTCAATTTTACGCTCCAACTCGTACATATAAAAAGGTTTTTTTAAGTAATCGTGGCATCCTGCAATGTACGCTTTTTGAATCGTTTCTAACTCTA from Sulfurospirillum multivorans DSM 12446 carries:
- a CDS encoding histidinol-phosphatase — protein: MMIDLHNHTPLCNHADGSIEAYVQAAIEKKIDVFGFSDHAPMNFDEAYRMDFSQMENYENDVLHVKETYHDQIQILLAYEVDFLEGYIDERVLKRSVDYFIGSVHFLGAWGFDNPEFIGEYRTKNIDEVWERYFAAIGAMAKSGLFDIVGHLDLIKVFNYLPKKDVRLIAKNAIKAIKKANMTIELNAAGFRKPVGEAYPSHPLMELIAEHDIPITFGSDAHTVQHIGLRQEELRLIAKAFGYKKCATFESRDRILVNF
- the glnA gene encoding type I glutamate--ammonia ligase; the protein is MGKFVNSVEEFFKYATDNEVEFVDFRFTDMKGTWHHLTYTIESISAESFTNGIPFDGSSIDAWQPINKSDMLLKPEAESAFLDPFTADSTVVVFCDVFDIYKGELYEKCPRSIAKKTLKYLAETGLGDVAYFGPENEFFVFDDVKIRDDINCSYYEVDSEEGGWNSAKNFTDGYNTGHRPGTKGGYFPVQPIDSMVDLRAEMVQTLKQVGLEVFVVHHEVAQAQGEIGVKFGTLIEAADNVQKYKYVVKMVAHLNGKTATFMPKPLYGDNGSGMHVHQSIWKDGKNMFFKAGEYANLSDMARWYIGGILKHARSVAAFTNPSTNSYKRLIPGFEAPSILTYSMQNRSASCRIPYGAGEKSVRVEMRFPDSTSCPYLAFASMLLAGIDGINTKTEPIGPMDEDLFELTLDEIREKGINQMPHTLRGSLEALIRDNEYLKPVMTPEFLDTYQHYKFETQVWPDEARPTAFEFKTMFSC
- a CDS encoding penicillin-binding protein 1A codes for the protein MKYIITILTMLGFAAVMAIIFLYAQIRFDADKIIDYNPKLTTQIYDRNGDLVANLFDDENRIYVEYKDIPSRVIEALVATEDTSFFEHNGINIEAIFRALIKDIHAMKLVEGASTITQQLIKNTVLTRQKTLTRKINEAILAYTVEAALTKEQILERYFNHVYFGHGYYGIKTASLGYFKKPLEGLSLKEIAMLVGLPKAPSSYDPTRHMDLSLSRANQVLSRLYTLGWISEAEYTKATLEHPMVYDETLTRNRAPYVVDEVIKSLASEYDDIKKGGYKIYLTIDLKMQQLAHDALNVGYKGMVARMGKDANATELNGAMVVMENNTGNVLALVGGIDYAKSSFNRATQSKRQPGSSFKPFLYQKALDWGYSPLSEIPDISRTYVNSETDEEWKPKNYENDFEGLITLKEALVHSRNLATINLLSLLGMDSVYKELKKDGFKNIAMDLTLALGSFGISPLEYSSFYSMFPNYGVKVEPLLVKKVITRQGVEKVYETESQILTSPKQSYLMIDMLKEVVKRGTGRNAQVPGIEIGGKTGTTNSSVDVWFCGFSPDIEVITWYGNDNNTPLKKGETGGRSAAPAFKYFMTKYVELHPETTREFKMPEGVNARKVDGTTEFFTDVSPFPKSSTKELNEEGGLMF
- a CDS encoding ATP-binding cassette domain-containing protein, which codes for MSFTCKELVIQHKAKTLLHVSFSFARSFALIGESGSGKSLTLKALLGMLPHELKSTLSYNASYELKRGESIAFVPQNPFTALSPLTKIEKQFMAPLERAQKYLRMVNLDVDFLDRFPSELSGGQLQRLIIAMALSIEPRLLLLDEPTTALDEESKTTVLELIATLQKECGFDLLFVTHDIGTIEHLCDEVGIIKNGKIIESGLTQQILNDPKEAYTKQLLASGFRQRSFRE
- a CDS encoding aminotransferase class I/II-fold pyridoxal phosphate-dependent enzyme, translated to MYQNEIQAITKANRYRSRKLYDESLADFSSNDYLGFAQNHTLFERAVAQVSIYKTHAPKASILVNGYHPIHEEFEAFLMRHNGFEAALVCGSGFLANFSLIEALPRKRDLLLLDEAYHASGMVASKTVDAEVLTFKHNDANHLESLINTHNHNRIIIAVEGIYSMSGDLLNPDIFEIADRYNAILIVDEAHSVGVVGDNLRGVFDLFHITPKANHIKMGTLGKALGSYGAYILCSQHIAEFLQNRAKAIIYTTAPSLFDIALGYQGLLYILKNRAKLKADIAERQKVVHECLGVKIDGLICSYPLSTGADALGVQQSLIVEGFLVGAIRPPTVPRPILRIIPRLGESVEQLRALCSLIQKGSF
- the maf gene encoding septum formation inhibitor Maf, which translates into the protein MQTIVLGSSSITRAELLTKFGVPFIQRDPGFDEESLRIADPAHFVYHATKGKMQSYLETYDLEMPVLCADTVVTANGQILRKAKDKADAKRILEAQSGNTVSILSCMIYKSKTIELIDLSTTDYLFLPFEPKALHDYLESDEWKGKAGACMVEGFCKSYIKEVVGLESTAMGLSVEKLLPFLPL